A single genomic interval of uncultured Pseudodesulfovibrio sp. harbors:
- a CDS encoding RidA family protein: MTKQIIDTPNAPAAIGPYSQAVIAGDLLFTSGALPIDPATGKMVEGSIEDRAHQVFKNLSAIAEEAGTSLDNAVKTTVYLADIADFQAVNTVYGEYFKTPFPARSAFQVAALPLGSDIEVEAVINLK; the protein is encoded by the coding sequence ATGACCAAGCAAATCATCGACACTCCCAACGCCCCCGCCGCTATCGGCCCCTACTCGCAGGCCGTGATCGCAGGCGACCTCCTTTTCACTTCCGGAGCGCTGCCCATTGATCCGGCAACTGGCAAGATGGTGGAAGGCAGCATTGAAGACCGCGCCCATCAGGTCTTCAAGAACCTGAGCGCCATCGCTGAAGAGGCGGGCACATCCCTCGACAATGCCGTCAAGACCACAGTCTACCTTGCCGACATCGCCGACTTTCAGGCCGTCAACACCGTCTATGGTGAATATTTCAAAACTCCCTTCCCTGCCCGCAGCGCCTTTCAGGTGGCAGCCCTGCCCCTTGGCTCGGACATTGAAGTGGAAGCCGTCATCAACCTTAAATAA
- a CDS encoding GntR family transcriptional regulator — MNGIKKLTYSEQVAEYIKQSILEGELSPGDQIKEVLLSEKLGISRAPIREALQLLSREGLIQSEPQKGKHVSALTSKQIMDSYFTGGVLEAAAVTQALPLYTESDIDQLEQIIEQMRQVAESEEKTDSLAKLDSTFHNILFSRIDNDLLIELCRRSCQGISKFLLYKHWINLYTPQQVYERHLGILEALKSGRPSKLEKTIRKHYTDSGKRMSKYGVDVHTEK; from the coding sequence ATGAACGGCATCAAGAAACTCACATACAGCGAACAGGTCGCAGAATACATCAAGCAATCCATACTGGAGGGTGAACTCTCTCCCGGCGACCAGATAAAGGAAGTGCTGCTGTCGGAAAAGCTCGGCATCAGCCGCGCCCCTATCCGGGAGGCTCTGCAACTGCTGTCGCGCGAAGGGTTGATTCAATCCGAACCGCAAAAAGGCAAGCACGTTTCAGCGCTGACATCCAAGCAGATCATGGACAGCTACTTTACGGGCGGGGTACTTGAAGCCGCAGCCGTAACCCAGGCATTGCCGCTCTATACAGAAAGCGACATCGACCAGCTTGAGCAAATCATCGAACAAATGCGCCAAGTCGCCGAGTCCGAGGAAAAGACAGACTCGTTGGCCAAACTGGACAGCACATTCCATAACATTCTGTTTTCCCGCATTGACAACGATCTCCTCATTGAACTGTGCCGCCGTTCCTGTCAGGGCATCTCGAAATTTCTGCTCTACAAACACTGGATCAACCTGTATACCCCACAGCAAGTCTACGAACGCCACCTCGGCATTCTTGAAGCACTGAAGTCCGGCAGGCCGTCGAAACTTGAAAAAACCATTCGCAAGCACTACACGGACTCCGGGAAACGTATGTCCAAATATGGTGTGGACGTACACACAGAAAAATAA
- a CDS encoding TRAP transporter substrate-binding protein, whose protein sequence is MSRIKSILIALVAILAISVSTAFAGPTVIKLAHPNVPQHPMGQGFEKFKELVETRTNGEFRVDIYDSSKFGNFDSVVQGLQFNMLQMGSASTPNLAPFSDDFLIFDLPFLFPDYESTDLITDGPIGMNAAKALERSGIIGLGYIEIGFRNLWNNKRTVKTMADAKGLKIRSTPSKAHIATLKALGINPTPISWGEVYTALQQKTVDGIDIDLNLAWHNNFPEVTNNLTMVNSLYSPHLVMMSKKFMDSLSDTNKAIILEAFEESKLYERKLIREGEKEIMTKLADKGVTVYTLTPEERARWAEATKGVYDQFEKRIGKDLIERAKATVAGK, encoded by the coding sequence ATGTCCCGGATCAAATCTATCCTGATCGCTCTGGTTGCGATCCTTGCCATAAGCGTCTCGACTGCTTTCGCTGGCCCCACAGTCATCAAATTGGCTCACCCCAACGTTCCCCAGCACCCCATGGGTCAGGGCTTTGAAAAATTCAAGGAACTGGTGGAGACTCGCACCAATGGCGAATTCCGCGTCGACATCTACGACAGCTCCAAATTCGGCAACTTCGACTCCGTTGTTCAGGGATTGCAGTTCAACATGCTGCAAATGGGCTCCGCTTCCACTCCCAACCTGGCCCCCTTTTCCGATGACTTCCTGATCTTCGACCTGCCCTTCCTGTTCCCCGACTACGAATCCACCGACCTGATCACCGATGGTCCCATCGGCATGAACGCAGCCAAGGCTCTGGAAAGAAGCGGCATCATCGGCCTCGGTTACATCGAAATCGGCTTCCGCAACCTCTGGAACAACAAGCGTACGGTCAAGACCATGGCTGACGCCAAGGGCCTCAAAATCCGCTCCACCCCCTCCAAGGCACACATCGCCACCCTCAAGGCTCTCGGCATCAACCCCACTCCCATTTCCTGGGGTGAAGTCTACACCGCCCTGCAACAGAAGACGGTTGACGGCATCGACATCGACCTGAACCTCGCATGGCACAACAACTTCCCCGAAGTCACCAACAACCTGACCATGGTCAACAGCCTCTACAGCCCGCACTTGGTCATGATGTCCAAGAAATTCATGGACTCCCTGTCCGACACCAACAAGGCCATCATCCTTGAAGCCTTTGAAGAGTCCAAGCTCTATGAGCGCAAGCTCATCCGTGAAGGCGAAAAGGAAATCATGACAAAGCTCGCCGACAAGGGCGTGACCGTCTACACCCTGACCCCTGAAGAGCGCGCACGCTGGGCCGAAGCCACCAAAGGCGTCTACGACCAGTTCGAAAAGCGCATCGGCAAAGATCTGATTGAACGTGCCAAGGCAACTGTCGCTGGCAAGTAA
- a CDS encoding D-cysteine desulfhydrase: protein MNLAKFPRRGYVKTPTPIEAAPAFSEALGGKVNIFIKRDDLLPGCAGGNKTRKLDFCIADALEQGADTIITCGAVQSNHCRLTLSWAVKEGMDCHLVLEERVKGSYKPEGSGNNFLFQLMGVKSIDVVPGGSDMMGEMEKLAEKLKAEGKKPYIVPGGASNTIGATGYVSCAEETLQQLFETGLKIDHMVVPSGSAGTHAGVVVGMVGCNANIPVSGINVSRTKDVQEEIVHKLAVATAERVGVKGEIPAEAVECFDSYVGPGYSLPTDSMVEAVKLLASTEGILLDPVYSGKAMAGLVDLVRKGHFPEGSNVLFLHTGGSPALYAYLDTFRD, encoded by the coding sequence ATGAACCTCGCTAAATTTCCCCGTCGCGGCTATGTAAAGACCCCCACCCCCATCGAAGCGGCTCCGGCTTTTTCCGAAGCCCTCGGCGGCAAGGTAAACATCTTCATCAAGCGCGACGACCTGCTCCCCGGCTGCGCCGGCGGCAACAAGACCCGCAAGCTTGACTTCTGCATCGCCGACGCTCTGGAGCAGGGCGCTGACACCATCATCACCTGCGGCGCAGTCCAGTCCAACCACTGCCGCCTGACCCTCTCCTGGGCCGTCAAGGAAGGCATGGACTGCCATCTGGTCCTCGAAGAGCGCGTCAAGGGCAGCTACAAGCCCGAAGGTTCCGGCAACAACTTCCTGTTCCAGCTCATGGGCGTAAAGTCCATCGACGTGGTTCCCGGCGGTTCCGACATGATGGGTGAGATGGAAAAGCTGGCCGAAAAGCTGAAAGCCGAAGGCAAGAAGCCGTACATCGTTCCCGGCGGCGCTTCCAACACCATTGGCGCAACCGGCTATGTTTCCTGTGCGGAAGAAACCCTTCAGCAGCTTTTCGAGACCGGCCTGAAGATCGACCACATGGTCGTTCCGAGCGGCAGCGCAGGCACCCACGCCGGTGTCGTCGTCGGCATGGTCGGCTGCAATGCAAACATCCCTGTCAGCGGCATCAACGTCAGCCGCACCAAGGATGTTCAGGAAGAAATCGTTCACAAGCTGGCCGTGGCTACTGCCGAACGCGTCGGCGTCAAGGGCGAAATCCCTGCTGAAGCCGTCGAGTGCTTCGACTCCTATGTCGGCCCCGGCTACTCCCTGCCCACCGACTCCATGGTCGAAGCAGTCAAGCTGCTCGCTTCCACCGAAGGCATCCTGCTCGACCCCGTCTACTCCGGCAAGGCAATGGCCGGTCTTGTAGACCTCGTCCGCAAGGGCCACTTCCCCGAAGGTTCCAACGTCCTGTTCCTGCATACCGGCGGCTCCCCTGCGCTGTATGCCTACCTGGACACCTTCCGCGACTAA
- a CDS encoding LysR family transcriptional regulator: protein MDVWGLTIFKTVAEQGSISKSALILNCVQSNVTARIKQLESELEVQLFYRKSRGMELTASGKTLLPYANEIERLMKEATRSVKDIGEPKGTLSIGTMASAAAIRLPTLLSRYQKKCPKVELELTTGPSEALVTMVLDYQIEGAFVAQQHNYDMIESYPAFDEELAIITAPDIHSLEDLTAPQFITFPKGSFYRQRLEKWAKENGIAPKSVMGMGTMEGILGFVSAGLGITLAAVSFVQKLRWEDKVRMHSIPPKYSQAQTMFIRRKDSVMTQAMQGLIDELKYHAT, encoded by the coding sequence ATGGATGTATGGGGCTTAACCATCTTCAAGACCGTGGCAGAGCAAGGAAGCATTTCAAAATCGGCACTAATTTTAAATTGCGTACAATCCAATGTAACCGCACGAATCAAGCAACTTGAGAGTGAACTCGAAGTACAGCTCTTCTACAGAAAAAGCCGGGGAATGGAATTAACGGCAAGCGGAAAGACGCTCCTCCCGTACGCGAACGAAATTGAAAGACTGATGAAGGAAGCTACGCGCTCCGTGAAAGACATCGGAGAACCCAAGGGAACACTCTCAATTGGGACGATGGCATCAGCAGCAGCCATCCGCCTGCCCACCCTGCTATCCCGCTATCAGAAAAAGTGCCCCAAGGTTGAATTGGAACTCACCACAGGACCGTCAGAAGCTCTTGTCACAATGGTTCTCGATTACCAGATAGAAGGGGCATTCGTAGCGCAACAACACAACTACGACATGATAGAAAGCTACCCGGCCTTTGATGAAGAGCTGGCCATCATCACCGCGCCGGACATTCACTCTCTTGAAGACCTGACAGCTCCTCAATTCATTACTTTTCCCAAAGGATCCTTCTACAGACAGAGGCTTGAAAAATGGGCCAAGGAAAATGGCATCGCACCCAAGTCCGTAATGGGAATGGGAACCATGGAAGGGATACTCGGCTTTGTATCGGCAGGTCTGGGCATCACTCTGGCCGCGGTGTCATTCGTTCAGAAACTCCGTTGGGAAGACAAGGTACGCATGCACTCGATCCCCCCCAAATACAGTCAGGCCCAAACAATGTTCATTCGCCGCAAGGATTCCGTCATGACCCAAGCCATGCAAGGCCTGATTGATGAATTGAAATATCACGCGACATAA
- a CDS encoding TRAP transporter large permease encodes MDTAIVLTFLALASFLFLSVPIGIAIGLSVIVGVWVGDILPFEFLIQKMVTSLDVFPLMAVPFFIMAGEIMQKGSMAQRLLTVSKSLVGHITGGMAHISILTSMFYGALSGSAPATVAAVGGIMVPSMKKEGYSTSFSTAVNTAAGCLGVMIPPSVPLIIYGTTAGVSVGDLFIAGVIPGIFVGLCLMACSYILSKKYGYTGSGKRATFKEIMVALKSSLVALMVPLIVLGGIYGGLTTPTEAGVIAVLYAFVAEGIVLRTLSWKKVADIFKGTALTTASIFLVVATATALGQILLFYNVPDMLVNLLVGISDNKYVLIPIILLFLLIMGTFMDALANILILTPLLLPVVKVLGMNPIHFGIVMIVCASMGFLTPPVGVNLFVGCSIGNISIEKLSAAVLPFLFTMVLALLAIVFFPPMALWLPGL; translated from the coding sequence ATGGATACAGCAATTGTACTCACATTCCTGGCCCTCGCCTCGTTCCTCTTCCTGAGCGTGCCCATCGGCATCGCCATCGGACTGAGTGTCATCGTGGGCGTCTGGGTCGGAGATATATTACCGTTTGAATTTCTCATTCAGAAAATGGTCACGTCTCTGGACGTCTTCCCCCTCATGGCGGTCCCGTTCTTCATCATGGCGGGCGAAATCATGCAAAAGGGAAGCATGGCTCAACGCCTGCTCACCGTGTCCAAGAGCCTTGTCGGCCACATCACCGGCGGCATGGCCCACATCTCCATCCTGACCAGCATGTTCTACGGCGCCCTGTCCGGCTCCGCACCGGCAACGGTCGCCGCAGTCGGCGGCATCATGGTCCCGTCCATGAAAAAAGAGGGATACAGCACGTCGTTCTCCACAGCAGTCAACACGGCTGCCGGTTGTCTCGGCGTCATGATTCCTCCCAGTGTCCCGCTGATCATTTACGGCACCACCGCCGGTGTGTCTGTCGGTGACCTGTTTATCGCAGGCGTCATCCCCGGCATCTTTGTCGGCCTCTGCCTGATGGCATGCAGCTACATACTCTCCAAGAAGTACGGCTACACCGGCTCCGGCAAGCGTGCGACTTTCAAGGAGATCATGGTCGCCCTCAAAAGCTCCCTGGTAGCCCTGATGGTTCCGCTCATCGTTCTGGGCGGCATCTACGGCGGCCTGACCACTCCCACAGAAGCTGGTGTCATCGCGGTACTGTACGCTTTCGTGGCCGAAGGCATCGTGCTTCGCACGCTCTCATGGAAAAAGGTCGCTGACATCTTCAAGGGAACTGCCCTGACCACAGCCTCCATCTTCCTCGTGGTCGCAACGGCTACCGCCCTCGGTCAGATTCTGCTCTTCTACAATGTGCCCGACATGCTCGTGAACCTGCTCGTGGGCATCTCCGACAACAAGTACGTCCTGATTCCCATCATCCTGCTCTTCCTGCTGATCATGGGTACCTTCATGGACGCACTGGCCAACATCCTGATCCTGACCCCGCTCCTTCTGCCGGTCGTCAAGGTATTGGGCATGAACCCGATTCACTTCGGTATCGTCATGATCGTGTGTGCATCCATGGGCTTCCTGACCCCGCCCGTCGGCGTCAACCTGTTCGTCGGATGCAGTATCGGAAACATCAGCATTGAAAAACTCAGTGCAGCCGTGCTTCCATTCCTGTTCACCATGGTCCTCGCACTCCTTGCCATCGTGTTCTTCCCCCCCATGGCACTCTGGTTGCCCGGTCTGTAA
- a CDS encoding TolC family protein, with translation MAGLVVGVASLFFVCGLTNALAESVSVDAVEKHVRQQIEAADEEADSGEIPAESGSLKDIPTDDAGYIEADKIDFLNENQESSFVSNPSIPVTGDDGALTLQQACRLALLNHPRIEASDADLEEADADRGIARSQYYPKVDWLTKVGPSRELDTGEVEYGDTALQITQKLFKFGGIRDSVASAQMRFQSAQLKDARTREDIVVLAINAYLTVLQAQESVHVYEGALQFYQKLLQSFQVRYAGGISSLADVQKVEVSLRDAEAQLVSQNEQLSTSRSLLENILDTPVASVEPNVNLLHVSIDGTINESFERALASNRKLQAMAMEIEAQNKSVDASNADYYPVVGYRLQLKNEFQEFKAVNKFTQTAETQLTVDWNLFNGFSTTNEVKKKKAQLRRLKATKRSAELEIRNVLTDALNTYAASAEEYKLAKEAFNSSVSLMSLYLSEFDLGIRTLLDLTTAREGQTSAASREVNARFTRIRASLNILLEEGRLQDTLKLSLKNEHVEE, from the coding sequence GTGGCAGGCCTTGTTGTCGGCGTGGCGAGTCTGTTTTTTGTCTGTGGGCTGACCAATGCACTGGCCGAGTCGGTCAGTGTCGATGCCGTGGAAAAGCATGTTCGACAGCAGATCGAGGCAGCCGATGAAGAGGCCGATTCCGGAGAAATTCCGGCAGAGTCCGGCTCATTGAAAGATATTCCCACGGATGACGCCGGGTATATCGAGGCGGACAAGATTGATTTTCTGAACGAGAATCAGGAATCTTCCTTTGTCTCGAATCCGTCCATTCCCGTAACCGGTGATGATGGCGCGTTGACGTTGCAGCAGGCGTGTCGGCTGGCTCTGCTGAACCACCCGCGCATTGAGGCTTCGGATGCGGACCTCGAGGAAGCCGACGCGGACCGGGGCATTGCCCGGAGCCAGTATTATCCCAAGGTGGACTGGCTGACCAAGGTCGGTCCTTCTAGGGAGTTGGACACCGGCGAAGTGGAATATGGCGATACGGCTCTTCAGATCACGCAGAAACTGTTCAAGTTCGGCGGCATTCGGGATTCCGTTGCCAGTGCCCAGATGCGTTTCCAGAGTGCCCAGCTCAAGGATGCCCGGACGCGCGAGGACATCGTCGTACTGGCTATCAATGCCTATCTCACGGTGTTGCAGGCGCAGGAATCGGTCCATGTTTACGAAGGGGCGTTGCAATTCTATCAAAAGCTTTTGCAGTCATTTCAGGTGCGGTACGCGGGCGGTATTTCCTCGCTTGCCGATGTCCAGAAAGTCGAAGTGTCTCTGCGGGATGCGGAGGCTCAGTTGGTGTCGCAGAACGAACAGCTCAGCACCTCGCGAAGCCTGCTGGAGAACATTCTCGACACACCGGTTGCCTCTGTGGAGCCCAATGTGAACCTGCTGCATGTGAGCATCGACGGGACCATTAACGAATCTTTTGAACGGGCTTTGGCTTCGAACCGGAAGCTTCAGGCCATGGCCATGGAAATTGAGGCCCAGAACAAAAGCGTGGATGCCTCGAACGCGGACTATTATCCCGTGGTGGGCTACCGGTTGCAGCTCAAGAACGAGTTTCAGGAATTCAAGGCCGTGAACAAGTTCACGCAGACGGCGGAGACCCAGCTGACAGTGGACTGGAACCTGTTCAACGGTTTCTCCACCACCAATGAAGTCAAGAAGAAAAAGGCGCAGCTGCGCCGCCTGAAGGCCACCAAGCGAAGTGCCGAGCTGGAAATCCGGAACGTGCTGACCGACGCCCTGAACACCTATGCCGCTTCTGCGGAAGAGTACAAGCTGGCCAAGGAAGCGTTCAACTCCAGCGTCAGTCTCATGAGCCTGTACCTGAGCGAATTCGACCTCGGTATTCGGACGTTGCTGGATTTGACCACCGCACGGGAAGGCCAGACAAGTGCTGCCTCAAGGGAAGTGAATGCACGTTTTACACGAATCCGTGCTTCATTGAACATCCTGCTTGAGGAAGGCCGGCTGCA
- the murI gene encoding glutamate racemase, protein MLDVHTISLTDMQGHACNSELTPKNDSPCIGLFDSGVGGLSVLRALQHEIPWADYIYCGDTARLPYGKRKPETIVEYSMQASRFLIESGAESIVIACNTASSVALNAVQQAFPETMVRGVVEAGARAATNATRSGKIAVIGTECTVASQAYDKAITRLAPGTKVRSYACPFLVSLAEEGWTDCDIATLAARKYLEPLFAKFAPHKADCLVLGCTHFSKFANVIQDIVGPEVALIDPADCLAKELAPNFRLPAEEKSHRTGTASFHATDAPLRFARVGELFLETPIPRESLKQITLDNQ, encoded by the coding sequence ATGCTTGACGTACACACCATCTCGCTCACGGATATGCAAGGGCACGCCTGCAACTCCGAGCTCACGCCGAAGAACGACTCTCCGTGTATCGGTCTGTTCGACTCCGGCGTCGGCGGACTCTCGGTTCTCCGCGCCCTCCAGCACGAAATACCGTGGGCGGACTACATATATTGCGGCGACACGGCGCGGCTTCCTTACGGAAAAAGGAAACCGGAAACCATCGTCGAATATTCCATGCAGGCCTCGCGTTTCCTGATCGAGTCAGGAGCAGAAAGTATCGTGATCGCCTGCAATACCGCATCCTCCGTGGCCCTGAACGCCGTACAACAGGCCTTTCCCGAGACCATGGTCCGCGGCGTGGTCGAAGCGGGTGCCCGGGCAGCGACAAACGCAACCCGCTCCGGCAAAATCGCCGTGATCGGCACGGAGTGCACCGTGGCGTCCCAGGCCTATGACAAGGCCATTACCCGCCTTGCACCGGGTACGAAGGTACGCTCTTATGCATGCCCCTTTCTGGTTTCACTGGCAGAGGAAGGCTGGACTGACTGCGACATCGCGACCTTGGCGGCACGAAAATATCTGGAACCACTCTTTGCGAAATTCGCCCCGCACAAAGCTGACTGCCTCGTCCTCGGCTGCACCCACTTCTCCAAGTTCGCCAACGTCATACAAGACATTGTAGGCCCAGAAGTCGCACTCATTGACCCGGCGGACTGTCTGGCAAAAGAACTGGCCCCCAATTTCCGGTTGCCTGCGGAAGAAAAATCCCACAGAACAGGGACCGCTTCCTTTCACGCCACCGATGCCCCGCTCCGGTTCGCCCGCGTTGGGGAACTCTTTCTGGAAACCCCCATCCCGCGGGAATCGCTTAAACAAATTACACTCGACAACCAATAA
- a CDS encoding TRAP transporter small permease, with product MSKNFLDKVEGTVSSVCLGGMALIIAVQVFQRYVLQSSLDWSEELARYLFIWSVYVGCSYATQKDRHLEVTILRNVFGPTIAKYVTLAAYVCTIGFCVCVTVWGFQMVDFLAGTGQKTPALEIQMYWVFLSVPVGMGLMAIRTAQRVLSILRGEVDFTSPSCK from the coding sequence ATGAGTAAAAATTTTCTCGATAAAGTCGAAGGGACTGTCTCTTCTGTCTGCCTGGGCGGGATGGCATTGATCATCGCAGTTCAGGTCTTCCAGCGGTATGTCCTGCAAAGCTCACTGGACTGGTCCGAAGAGCTGGCTCGCTATCTCTTCATCTGGTCCGTCTACGTGGGTTGCAGTTACGCCACGCAAAAAGACAGGCATCTGGAGGTCACCATCCTCCGCAATGTCTTCGGCCCGACGATCGCCAAGTACGTCACCTTGGCCGCCTATGTCTGTACCATCGGATTCTGCGTCTGCGTCACCGTATGGGGCTTCCAGATGGTCGATTTTCTGGCAGGTACCGGGCAGAAAACTCCCGCCCTCGAAATCCAGATGTACTGGGTCTTCCTCAGCGTACCGGTTGGCATGGGCCTCATGGCTATCAGGACCGCCCAGCGCGTCCTGTCCATTCTCCGGGGAGAAGTCGATTTCACTTCCCCGTCTTGCAAATAG